Proteins co-encoded in one Bemisia tabaci chromosome 9, PGI_BMITA_v3 genomic window:
- the Nedd4 gene encoding E3 ubiquitin-protein ligase Nedd-4 isoform X2, with product MMKTRTNLGRFHTPTSSQASIPETQQTADAPSRRRSTGGAPLGLISVPARPVRPSRRSVCVPPVGVTLAEEGTNQLRLKVIAGHELAKKDIFGASDPYVKIDLNTINGNVTIDSVLTKTKKKTLNPSWHEEFIFRVKPAEHKLVLQVFDENRLTRDDFLGMVELYLSNLPKEVEGRVIPPKFYILRPRSGLRGVRSRVKGNLELYHAFLPGERVPSDDVGSLQEEYGWEMVDQETAVETPAQPNALPPGWEERQDANGRTYYVNHIARSTQWERPTLQQAQEVPNNQSLETAATEFQRRFHISADNDRRENSLQSTDSVDSSTAVAAAATPTSNSTPVVHTPVSTNQNTSGAGLPAGWSLQVAPNGRVFFIDHNTRATTWVDPRTGRASPMPNQSHSTSEEHRQEPEDELGPLPEGWEERVHSDNRIFFIDHNTRTTQWEDPRLSNPLIAGPAVPYSRDYKRKYEYLKSQLRKPTNSPNKFEIKVRRSTILEDSYRIISSVNRIDLLKTKLWIEFEGEVGLDYGGLAREWFFLLSKEMFNPYYGLFEYSAMDNYTLQINPISGLCNEEHLNYFKFIGRIAGMAVYHGKLLDAFFIRPFYKMMLGKPIDLKDMESVDSEYYNSLLWIKENNPAELELTFSVDEELLGSTSLRELKSNGANIPVTDQNKDEYIKLVIEWRFVARVKEQMDAFLEGFNALIPLNLIKIFDEHELELLMCGIQNIDVKDWKQNTVYKGDYHPNHLVVQWFWRVVLSFNNEMRARLLQFVTGTSRVPMNGFKELYGSNGPQMFTIEKWGSVDNYPRAHTCFNRLDLPPYESYHQLREKLIKAIEGSQGFAGVD from the exons ATGATGAAGACGAGGACAAATCTTGGTAGGTTCCATACCCCTACGAGTTCTCAGGCCTCGATACCTGAAACTCAGCAAACAGCGGATGCGCCAAGTCGTCGAAGATCAACTGGTGGAGCGCCCCTTGGGCTCATCTCCGTCCCTGCTCGGCCAGTCAGACCCAGTAGGAGATCTGTTTGTGTGCCACCTGTTGGGGTTACCTTG GCTGAGGAAGGAACCAACCAACTTCGGCTGAAGGTCATTGCGGGACATGAACTTGCCAAGAAAGATATTTTTGGAGCCAG CGATCCTTATGTCAAAATAGATCTTAACACAATCAATGGAAATGTAACAATTGACTCAGTTCTCACcaaaactaagaaaaaa ACTTTAAATCCCAGTTGGCatgaagaatttatttttcga GTCAAACCAGCTGAGCACAAGTTAGTTCTTCAGGTTTTTGATGAGAATAGACTGACAAGAGATGATTTTCTTGGTATGGTGGAGCTCTACCTGTCCAACCTACCAAAAGAAGTTGAAGGCCGTGTGATACCcccaaaattttatattttgcgCCCTCGCAG tggaTTGCGTGGCGTCAGGTCTCGTGTGAAAGGTAACCTAGAGCTGTACCACGCGTTTTTACCTGGTGAGAGAGTTCCTAGTGATGATGTTGGCAGTCTACAAGAAGAGTACGGGTGGGAAATGGTCGACCAAGAGACAGCTGTCGAAACGCCTGCTCAG CCAAATGCTCTTCCGCCTGGATGGGAAGAGCGACAGGATGCCAATGGAAGAACCTACTACGTCAATCACATAGCACGCTCTACGCAGTGGGAACGTCCGACCCTACAACA GGCTCAGGAGGTCCCGAATAATCAAAGTCTAGAGACAGCCGCCACAGAGTTTCAAAGAAGATTTCACATTAGTGCTGACAATGACCGCAGAGAAAATAGTTTACAG agcaCTGATTCAGTTGATAGTAGTACAGCAGTAGCGGCAGCAGCAACCCCAACTAGTAATAGCACT cCAGTCGTTCACACTCCTGTATCAACAAACCAGAACACAAGTGGTGCAGGATTACCCGCAGGTTGGTCATTGCAAGTGGCGCCGAATGGCCGCGTTTTCTTCATAGATCACAATACACGGGCAACAACATGGGTGGATCCCCGAACAG GGAGGGCAAGTCCCATGCCCAACCAGTCACATTCAACAAGCGAGGAGCATCGACAAGAACCAGAAGATGAATTAGGCCCATTACCGGAAGGTTGGGAAGAACGAGTCCATTCCGATAATAGGATATTCTTCATCGACCACA ATACTAGAACCACACAGTGGGAAGATCCTAGGTTATCAAATCCTCTAATTGCCGGGCCG gcTGTGCCTTATTCAAGAGATTATAAACGaaagtatgaatatttgaaaTCACAATTAAGAAAACCT acgAATTCACCGAATAAGTTCGAAATTAAAGTAAGAAGGTCGACAATCCTGGAAGACTCCTACAGAATAATTAGCTCCGTCAATCGAATAGACTTACTCAAAACAAAGCTTTGGATAGAATTTGAAGGTGAAGTCGGTCTGGACTACGGTGGTCTGGCCCGTGAATGGTTCTTCCTTCTGTCCAAAGAAATGTTCAACCCGTATTATGGCCTTTTCGAGTATTCTGCAAT ggATAATTACACGCTTCAGATTAATCCAATATCCGGTCTCTGTAATGAAGAGCATTTAAATTACTTCAAATTCATTGGACGCATCGCTGGAATGGCTGTGTATCACGGGAAACTGTTAGATG CTTTCTTCATCCGACCATTCTACAAAATGATGCTGGGCAAGCCAATCGACTTGAAAGACATGGAGAGCGTCGACTCTGAGTACTACAACTCCCTGCTGTGGATCAAGGAAAACAACCCAGCCGAATTAGAATTAACGTTCTCTGTCGATGAAGAGCTGCTCGGGTCAACATCTTTACGAGAACTCAAATCAAATGGTGCTAACATTCCCGTTACTGATCAGAACAAAGATGAATACATCAA GTTAGTGATTGAATGGCGATTTGTAGCGCGTGTGAAGGAGCAAATGGACGCGTTCCTGGAAGGGTTCAACGCGCTGATTCCGCTTAACCTGATCAAGATCTTCGATGAGCACGAGTTAGAGCTTCTCATGTGCGGGATTCAAAACATCGATGTTAAAGACTGGAAACAGAATACTGTCTACAAGGGAGACTACCACCCTAATCATCTCGTTGTTCAATGGTTCTGGAGG GTTGTTTTGTCATTCAATAATGAAATGCGAGCACGTCTCCTTCAGTTCGTAACCGGGACATCTCGAGTGCCAATGAATGGATTCAAGGAGCTCTATGGAAGCAATGGGCCGCAAATGTTTACGATTGAGAAGTGGGGGTCAGTTGACAACTATCCTCGAGCTCATACATG TTTCAACCGATTGGACCTGCCGCCTTACGAAAGCTACCACCAACTCCGTGAGAAGCTGATCAAGGCAATCGAAGGGTCACAAGGCTTCGCAGGAGTTGACTGA
- the Nedd4 gene encoding E3 ubiquitin-protein ligase Nedd-4 isoform X1 — translation MMKTRTNLGRFHTPTSSQASIPETQQTADAPSRRRSTGGAPLGLISVPARPVRPSRRSVCVPPVGVTLAEEGTNQLRLKVIAGHELAKKDIFGASDPYVKIDLNTINGNVTIDSVLTKTKKKTLNPSWHEEFIFRVKPAEHKLVLQVFDENRLTRDDFLGMVELYLSNLPKEVEGRVIPPKFYILRPRSGLRGVRSRVKGNLELYHAFLPGERVPSDDVGSLQEEYGWEMVDQETAVETPAQPVFVGNVEQPNALPPGWEERQDANGRTYYVNHIARSTQWERPTLQQAQEVPNNQSLETAATEFQRRFHISADNDRRENSLQSTDSVDSSTAVAAAATPTSNSTPVVHTPVSTNQNTSGAGLPAGWSLQVAPNGRVFFIDHNTRATTWVDPRTGRASPMPNQSHSTSEEHRQEPEDELGPLPEGWEERVHSDNRIFFIDHNTRTTQWEDPRLSNPLIAGPAVPYSRDYKRKYEYLKSQLRKPTNSPNKFEIKVRRSTILEDSYRIISSVNRIDLLKTKLWIEFEGEVGLDYGGLAREWFFLLSKEMFNPYYGLFEYSAMDNYTLQINPISGLCNEEHLNYFKFIGRIAGMAVYHGKLLDAFFIRPFYKMMLGKPIDLKDMESVDSEYYNSLLWIKENNPAELELTFSVDEELLGSTSLRELKSNGANIPVTDQNKDEYIKLVIEWRFVARVKEQMDAFLEGFNALIPLNLIKIFDEHELELLMCGIQNIDVKDWKQNTVYKGDYHPNHLVVQWFWRVVLSFNNEMRARLLQFVTGTSRVPMNGFKELYGSNGPQMFTIEKWGSVDNYPRAHTCFNRLDLPPYESYHQLREKLIKAIEGSQGFAGVD, via the exons ATGATGAAGACGAGGACAAATCTTGGTAGGTTCCATACCCCTACGAGTTCTCAGGCCTCGATACCTGAAACTCAGCAAACAGCGGATGCGCCAAGTCGTCGAAGATCAACTGGTGGAGCGCCCCTTGGGCTCATCTCCGTCCCTGCTCGGCCAGTCAGACCCAGTAGGAGATCTGTTTGTGTGCCACCTGTTGGGGTTACCTTG GCTGAGGAAGGAACCAACCAACTTCGGCTGAAGGTCATTGCGGGACATGAACTTGCCAAGAAAGATATTTTTGGAGCCAG CGATCCTTATGTCAAAATAGATCTTAACACAATCAATGGAAATGTAACAATTGACTCAGTTCTCACcaaaactaagaaaaaa ACTTTAAATCCCAGTTGGCatgaagaatttatttttcga GTCAAACCAGCTGAGCACAAGTTAGTTCTTCAGGTTTTTGATGAGAATAGACTGACAAGAGATGATTTTCTTGGTATGGTGGAGCTCTACCTGTCCAACCTACCAAAAGAAGTTGAAGGCCGTGTGATACCcccaaaattttatattttgcgCCCTCGCAG tggaTTGCGTGGCGTCAGGTCTCGTGTGAAAGGTAACCTAGAGCTGTACCACGCGTTTTTACCTGGTGAGAGAGTTCCTAGTGATGATGTTGGCAGTCTACAAGAAGAGTACGGGTGGGAAATGGTCGACCAAGAGACAGCTGTCGAAACGCCTGCTCAG CCTGTGTTCGTTGGTAACGTGGAACAGCCAAATGCTCTTCCGCCTGGATGGGAAGAGCGACAGGATGCCAATGGAAGAACCTACTACGTCAATCACATAGCACGCTCTACGCAGTGGGAACGTCCGACCCTACAACA GGCTCAGGAGGTCCCGAATAATCAAAGTCTAGAGACAGCCGCCACAGAGTTTCAAAGAAGATTTCACATTAGTGCTGACAATGACCGCAGAGAAAATAGTTTACAG agcaCTGATTCAGTTGATAGTAGTACAGCAGTAGCGGCAGCAGCAACCCCAACTAGTAATAGCACT cCAGTCGTTCACACTCCTGTATCAACAAACCAGAACACAAGTGGTGCAGGATTACCCGCAGGTTGGTCATTGCAAGTGGCGCCGAATGGCCGCGTTTTCTTCATAGATCACAATACACGGGCAACAACATGGGTGGATCCCCGAACAG GGAGGGCAAGTCCCATGCCCAACCAGTCACATTCAACAAGCGAGGAGCATCGACAAGAACCAGAAGATGAATTAGGCCCATTACCGGAAGGTTGGGAAGAACGAGTCCATTCCGATAATAGGATATTCTTCATCGACCACA ATACTAGAACCACACAGTGGGAAGATCCTAGGTTATCAAATCCTCTAATTGCCGGGCCG gcTGTGCCTTATTCAAGAGATTATAAACGaaagtatgaatatttgaaaTCACAATTAAGAAAACCT acgAATTCACCGAATAAGTTCGAAATTAAAGTAAGAAGGTCGACAATCCTGGAAGACTCCTACAGAATAATTAGCTCCGTCAATCGAATAGACTTACTCAAAACAAAGCTTTGGATAGAATTTGAAGGTGAAGTCGGTCTGGACTACGGTGGTCTGGCCCGTGAATGGTTCTTCCTTCTGTCCAAAGAAATGTTCAACCCGTATTATGGCCTTTTCGAGTATTCTGCAAT ggATAATTACACGCTTCAGATTAATCCAATATCCGGTCTCTGTAATGAAGAGCATTTAAATTACTTCAAATTCATTGGACGCATCGCTGGAATGGCTGTGTATCACGGGAAACTGTTAGATG CTTTCTTCATCCGACCATTCTACAAAATGATGCTGGGCAAGCCAATCGACTTGAAAGACATGGAGAGCGTCGACTCTGAGTACTACAACTCCCTGCTGTGGATCAAGGAAAACAACCCAGCCGAATTAGAATTAACGTTCTCTGTCGATGAAGAGCTGCTCGGGTCAACATCTTTACGAGAACTCAAATCAAATGGTGCTAACATTCCCGTTACTGATCAGAACAAAGATGAATACATCAA GTTAGTGATTGAATGGCGATTTGTAGCGCGTGTGAAGGAGCAAATGGACGCGTTCCTGGAAGGGTTCAACGCGCTGATTCCGCTTAACCTGATCAAGATCTTCGATGAGCACGAGTTAGAGCTTCTCATGTGCGGGATTCAAAACATCGATGTTAAAGACTGGAAACAGAATACTGTCTACAAGGGAGACTACCACCCTAATCATCTCGTTGTTCAATGGTTCTGGAGG GTTGTTTTGTCATTCAATAATGAAATGCGAGCACGTCTCCTTCAGTTCGTAACCGGGACATCTCGAGTGCCAATGAATGGATTCAAGGAGCTCTATGGAAGCAATGGGCCGCAAATGTTTACGATTGAGAAGTGGGGGTCAGTTGACAACTATCCTCGAGCTCATACATG TTTCAACCGATTGGACCTGCCGCCTTACGAAAGCTACCACCAACTCCGTGAGAAGCTGATCAAGGCAATCGAAGGGTCACAAGGCTTCGCAGGAGTTGACTGA
- the Nedd4 gene encoding E3 ubiquitin-protein ligase Nedd-4 isoform X3, giving the protein MADRNRCYGYRPLPGTSGRAEEGTNQLRLKVIAGHELAKKDIFGASDPYVKIDLNTINGNVTIDSVLTKTKKKTLNPSWHEEFIFRVKPAEHKLVLQVFDENRLTRDDFLGMVELYLSNLPKEVEGRVIPPKFYILRPRSGLRGVRSRVKGNLELYHAFLPGERVPSDDVGSLQEEYGWEMVDQETAVETPAQPVFVGNVEQPNALPPGWEERQDANGRTYYVNHIARSTQWERPTLQQAQEVPNNQSLETAATEFQRRFHISADNDRRENSLQSTDSVDSSTAVAAAATPTSNSTPVVHTPVSTNQNTSGAGLPAGWSLQVAPNGRVFFIDHNTRATTWVDPRTGRASPMPNQSHSTSEEHRQEPEDELGPLPEGWEERVHSDNRIFFIDHNTRTTQWEDPRLSNPLIAGPAVPYSRDYKRKYEYLKSQLRKPTNSPNKFEIKVRRSTILEDSYRIISSVNRIDLLKTKLWIEFEGEVGLDYGGLAREWFFLLSKEMFNPYYGLFEYSAMDNYTLQINPISGLCNEEHLNYFKFIGRIAGMAVYHGKLLDAFFIRPFYKMMLGKPIDLKDMESVDSEYYNSLLWIKENNPAELELTFSVDEELLGSTSLRELKSNGANIPVTDQNKDEYIKLVIEWRFVARVKEQMDAFLEGFNALIPLNLIKIFDEHELELLMCGIQNIDVKDWKQNTVYKGDYHPNHLVVQWFWRVVLSFNNEMRARLLQFVTGTSRVPMNGFKELYGSNGPQMFTIEKWGSVDNYPRAHTCFNRLDLPPYESYHQLREKLIKAIEGSQGFAGVD; this is encoded by the exons ATGGCTGATAGGAATAGGTGCTATGGATACCGCCCTTTACCTGGAACTTCTGGCCGT GCTGAGGAAGGAACCAACCAACTTCGGCTGAAGGTCATTGCGGGACATGAACTTGCCAAGAAAGATATTTTTGGAGCCAG CGATCCTTATGTCAAAATAGATCTTAACACAATCAATGGAAATGTAACAATTGACTCAGTTCTCACcaaaactaagaaaaaa ACTTTAAATCCCAGTTGGCatgaagaatttatttttcga GTCAAACCAGCTGAGCACAAGTTAGTTCTTCAGGTTTTTGATGAGAATAGACTGACAAGAGATGATTTTCTTGGTATGGTGGAGCTCTACCTGTCCAACCTACCAAAAGAAGTTGAAGGCCGTGTGATACCcccaaaattttatattttgcgCCCTCGCAG tggaTTGCGTGGCGTCAGGTCTCGTGTGAAAGGTAACCTAGAGCTGTACCACGCGTTTTTACCTGGTGAGAGAGTTCCTAGTGATGATGTTGGCAGTCTACAAGAAGAGTACGGGTGGGAAATGGTCGACCAAGAGACAGCTGTCGAAACGCCTGCTCAG CCTGTGTTCGTTGGTAACGTGGAACAGCCAAATGCTCTTCCGCCTGGATGGGAAGAGCGACAGGATGCCAATGGAAGAACCTACTACGTCAATCACATAGCACGCTCTACGCAGTGGGAACGTCCGACCCTACAACA GGCTCAGGAGGTCCCGAATAATCAAAGTCTAGAGACAGCCGCCACAGAGTTTCAAAGAAGATTTCACATTAGTGCTGACAATGACCGCAGAGAAAATAGTTTACAG agcaCTGATTCAGTTGATAGTAGTACAGCAGTAGCGGCAGCAGCAACCCCAACTAGTAATAGCACT cCAGTCGTTCACACTCCTGTATCAACAAACCAGAACACAAGTGGTGCAGGATTACCCGCAGGTTGGTCATTGCAAGTGGCGCCGAATGGCCGCGTTTTCTTCATAGATCACAATACACGGGCAACAACATGGGTGGATCCCCGAACAG GGAGGGCAAGTCCCATGCCCAACCAGTCACATTCAACAAGCGAGGAGCATCGACAAGAACCAGAAGATGAATTAGGCCCATTACCGGAAGGTTGGGAAGAACGAGTCCATTCCGATAATAGGATATTCTTCATCGACCACA ATACTAGAACCACACAGTGGGAAGATCCTAGGTTATCAAATCCTCTAATTGCCGGGCCG gcTGTGCCTTATTCAAGAGATTATAAACGaaagtatgaatatttgaaaTCACAATTAAGAAAACCT acgAATTCACCGAATAAGTTCGAAATTAAAGTAAGAAGGTCGACAATCCTGGAAGACTCCTACAGAATAATTAGCTCCGTCAATCGAATAGACTTACTCAAAACAAAGCTTTGGATAGAATTTGAAGGTGAAGTCGGTCTGGACTACGGTGGTCTGGCCCGTGAATGGTTCTTCCTTCTGTCCAAAGAAATGTTCAACCCGTATTATGGCCTTTTCGAGTATTCTGCAAT ggATAATTACACGCTTCAGATTAATCCAATATCCGGTCTCTGTAATGAAGAGCATTTAAATTACTTCAAATTCATTGGACGCATCGCTGGAATGGCTGTGTATCACGGGAAACTGTTAGATG CTTTCTTCATCCGACCATTCTACAAAATGATGCTGGGCAAGCCAATCGACTTGAAAGACATGGAGAGCGTCGACTCTGAGTACTACAACTCCCTGCTGTGGATCAAGGAAAACAACCCAGCCGAATTAGAATTAACGTTCTCTGTCGATGAAGAGCTGCTCGGGTCAACATCTTTACGAGAACTCAAATCAAATGGTGCTAACATTCCCGTTACTGATCAGAACAAAGATGAATACATCAA GTTAGTGATTGAATGGCGATTTGTAGCGCGTGTGAAGGAGCAAATGGACGCGTTCCTGGAAGGGTTCAACGCGCTGATTCCGCTTAACCTGATCAAGATCTTCGATGAGCACGAGTTAGAGCTTCTCATGTGCGGGATTCAAAACATCGATGTTAAAGACTGGAAACAGAATACTGTCTACAAGGGAGACTACCACCCTAATCATCTCGTTGTTCAATGGTTCTGGAGG GTTGTTTTGTCATTCAATAATGAAATGCGAGCACGTCTCCTTCAGTTCGTAACCGGGACATCTCGAGTGCCAATGAATGGATTCAAGGAGCTCTATGGAAGCAATGGGCCGCAAATGTTTACGATTGAGAAGTGGGGGTCAGTTGACAACTATCCTCGAGCTCATACATG TTTCAACCGATTGGACCTGCCGCCTTACGAAAGCTACCACCAACTCCGTGAGAAGCTGATCAAGGCAATCGAAGGGTCACAAGGCTTCGCAGGAGTTGACTGA
- the Nedd4 gene encoding E3 ubiquitin-protein ligase Nedd-4 isoform X4, producing MCKYGFCSRCFFAQTRKWHSGLRGVRSRVKGNLELYHAFLPGERVPSDDVGSLQEEYGWEMVDQETAVETPAQPVFVGNVEQPNALPPGWEERQDANGRTYYVNHIARSTQWERPTLQQAQEVPNNQSLETAATEFQRRFHISADNDRRENSLQSTDSVDSSTAVAAAATPTSNSTPVVHTPVSTNQNTSGAGLPAGWSLQVAPNGRVFFIDHNTRATTWVDPRTGRASPMPNQSHSTSEEHRQEPEDELGPLPEGWEERVHSDNRIFFIDHNTRTTQWEDPRLSNPLIAGPAVPYSRDYKRKYEYLKSQLRKPTNSPNKFEIKVRRSTILEDSYRIISSVNRIDLLKTKLWIEFEGEVGLDYGGLAREWFFLLSKEMFNPYYGLFEYSAMDNYTLQINPISGLCNEEHLNYFKFIGRIAGMAVYHGKLLDAFFIRPFYKMMLGKPIDLKDMESVDSEYYNSLLWIKENNPAELELTFSVDEELLGSTSLRELKSNGANIPVTDQNKDEYIKLVIEWRFVARVKEQMDAFLEGFNALIPLNLIKIFDEHELELLMCGIQNIDVKDWKQNTVYKGDYHPNHLVVQWFWRVVLSFNNEMRARLLQFVTGTSRVPMNGFKELYGSNGPQMFTIEKWGSVDNYPRAHTCFNRLDLPPYESYHQLREKLIKAIEGSQGFAGVD from the exons ATGTGTAAATACGGATTCTGTTCAAGATGCTTCTTTGCACAAACACGAAAATGGCACAG tggaTTGCGTGGCGTCAGGTCTCGTGTGAAAGGTAACCTAGAGCTGTACCACGCGTTTTTACCTGGTGAGAGAGTTCCTAGTGATGATGTTGGCAGTCTACAAGAAGAGTACGGGTGGGAAATGGTCGACCAAGAGACAGCTGTCGAAACGCCTGCTCAG CCTGTGTTCGTTGGTAACGTGGAACAGCCAAATGCTCTTCCGCCTGGATGGGAAGAGCGACAGGATGCCAATGGAAGAACCTACTACGTCAATCACATAGCACGCTCTACGCAGTGGGAACGTCCGACCCTACAACA GGCTCAGGAGGTCCCGAATAATCAAAGTCTAGAGACAGCCGCCACAGAGTTTCAAAGAAGATTTCACATTAGTGCTGACAATGACCGCAGAGAAAATAGTTTACAG agcaCTGATTCAGTTGATAGTAGTACAGCAGTAGCGGCAGCAGCAACCCCAACTAGTAATAGCACT cCAGTCGTTCACACTCCTGTATCAACAAACCAGAACACAAGTGGTGCAGGATTACCCGCAGGTTGGTCATTGCAAGTGGCGCCGAATGGCCGCGTTTTCTTCATAGATCACAATACACGGGCAACAACATGGGTGGATCCCCGAACAG GGAGGGCAAGTCCCATGCCCAACCAGTCACATTCAACAAGCGAGGAGCATCGACAAGAACCAGAAGATGAATTAGGCCCATTACCGGAAGGTTGGGAAGAACGAGTCCATTCCGATAATAGGATATTCTTCATCGACCACA ATACTAGAACCACACAGTGGGAAGATCCTAGGTTATCAAATCCTCTAATTGCCGGGCCG gcTGTGCCTTATTCAAGAGATTATAAACGaaagtatgaatatttgaaaTCACAATTAAGAAAACCT acgAATTCACCGAATAAGTTCGAAATTAAAGTAAGAAGGTCGACAATCCTGGAAGACTCCTACAGAATAATTAGCTCCGTCAATCGAATAGACTTACTCAAAACAAAGCTTTGGATAGAATTTGAAGGTGAAGTCGGTCTGGACTACGGTGGTCTGGCCCGTGAATGGTTCTTCCTTCTGTCCAAAGAAATGTTCAACCCGTATTATGGCCTTTTCGAGTATTCTGCAAT ggATAATTACACGCTTCAGATTAATCCAATATCCGGTCTCTGTAATGAAGAGCATTTAAATTACTTCAAATTCATTGGACGCATCGCTGGAATGGCTGTGTATCACGGGAAACTGTTAGATG CTTTCTTCATCCGACCATTCTACAAAATGATGCTGGGCAAGCCAATCGACTTGAAAGACATGGAGAGCGTCGACTCTGAGTACTACAACTCCCTGCTGTGGATCAAGGAAAACAACCCAGCCGAATTAGAATTAACGTTCTCTGTCGATGAAGAGCTGCTCGGGTCAACATCTTTACGAGAACTCAAATCAAATGGTGCTAACATTCCCGTTACTGATCAGAACAAAGATGAATACATCAA GTTAGTGATTGAATGGCGATTTGTAGCGCGTGTGAAGGAGCAAATGGACGCGTTCCTGGAAGGGTTCAACGCGCTGATTCCGCTTAACCTGATCAAGATCTTCGATGAGCACGAGTTAGAGCTTCTCATGTGCGGGATTCAAAACATCGATGTTAAAGACTGGAAACAGAATACTGTCTACAAGGGAGACTACCACCCTAATCATCTCGTTGTTCAATGGTTCTGGAGG GTTGTTTTGTCATTCAATAATGAAATGCGAGCACGTCTCCTTCAGTTCGTAACCGGGACATCTCGAGTGCCAATGAATGGATTCAAGGAGCTCTATGGAAGCAATGGGCCGCAAATGTTTACGATTGAGAAGTGGGGGTCAGTTGACAACTATCCTCGAGCTCATACATG TTTCAACCGATTGGACCTGCCGCCTTACGAAAGCTACCACCAACTCCGTGAGAAGCTGATCAAGGCAATCGAAGGGTCACAAGGCTTCGCAGGAGTTGACTGA